GCCAGCGCCGCGAGCGCCACGCCGGCCGCGAACACGATGCGGTAGAGCCGCTTCACGTCGATGCCCAGGCCGCGCACCATGTCGCGGTTGCTGGCGCCGGCGCGGATCATCATGCCCAGGCGCGTGCGGTTGACCACCCAGTACAACCCCGCCGCGAGCACGATGCATGCGGCCGAGGCGAAGAGCCGGTACCAGGGGTAGCTCATGACGTTGCCGAGCGCAAAGCTGCCGTCCAGCCACGCCGGCACCTTCACGCCGTGCACGTCGTTGCCCACGAGAATGGAGCGCAGCTCCTCGAACACCAGGATGAGCCCGTAGGTCATGAGCACCTGCTGCAGGTGGTCGCGCTGGTACAGGTAGCTGAAGAAGGCCCATTCGAGCAGGTAGCCGAACACCGCCGCCAGCACCACGCCGGCCACCAGCATCAGCAGGAACTGGTCGCCGAACAACGGCGCGAGCGCGAACGCCATGTACGCGCCGATCATGTAGAAGCTGCCGTGCGCCAGGTTGATCACGCCCATGATCCCGAAGATCAGCGTGAGTCCCGAGGCCACCAGGAAGAGAAGGAGTCCGTACTGAACCGAGTTCAGGCACTGGACGAGAAAGGTGCCGAA
The Variovorax sp. OAS795 genome window above contains:
- a CDS encoding branched-chain amino acid ABC transporter permease: MDFGTFLVQCLNSVQYGLLLFLVASGLTLIFGIMGVINLAHGSFYMIGAYMAFALAPLFGDQFLLMLVAGVVLAAVFGYLLEWAFFSYLYQRDHLQQVLMTYGLILVFEELRSILVGNDVHGVKVPAWLDGSFALGNVMSYPWYRLFASAACIVLAAGLYWVVNRTRLGMMIRAGASNRDMVRGLGIDVKRLYRIVFAAGVALAALAGMIAAPMSSVYPNMGASVLIICFVLVVIGGIGSITGALLASLLVGFVDTFGKVFFADLAGIGIYLLMAIVLIWKPEGLMGRRP